The Clostridium aceticum genomic interval TTTAAGTGTTCATCATTGTACTTTCATACTTCAAATCTGTACCCTACACCCCAAATTGTTTCGATATATTGGGGATTTGAGGGATCTACTTCTATTTTTTCTCTTATTTTTCTAATATGGACAGTAACTGTGGAGATGTCCCCTTGGGAATCAAGACCCCATAGCTTTTCAAATAGTTCTTCTTTTTTAAATACCCTATTTGGATTAGAAGCTAAAAACATCAATAAATCAAATTCCTTGGTTGTTAAAATAATTTCTTTACCATGAACATGTACTCTTCTAGATGCTTTATCAATTGTAAGTCCCCTTATGTCAATCTCATCTCTAGTCATTCGGTTATCCCCTGTTAGTCTTTCATATCTCGAAATATGCGCTTTTACTCTTGCCACTAATTCCCCTGGACTAAAGGGTTTTGTCATATAATCGTCCGCCCCTAAACCTAATCCTCTTATTTTGTCTATATCCTCTTTTTTAGCTGAAACCATAAGAATCGGCGTGTTTTTCTCACGCCTAACTTGTCTGCATATTTCAAAACCATCTATTTTTGGAAGCATTAGGTCTAATAGAATTAGATCATAGTTTTGATTTTTTGCCTTAAATACCCCTTGATCACCATTGTTTTCAATCTCTACTTGAAAACCATTTATTTCTAAATAATCCCTCTCCAGTTCAGCAATACTTATATCGTCTTCAATAATTAAAATCTTTTTCATTTTCTATTATCCCACCTTATGATCTCTTTAAAGTAAAGAATATGCTAGTACCTATTCCTTCCTTACTTTCAGCCCACATTGTACCACCATGTTCTTCTATAATTTTCTTTGCTATGGCAAGACCTAAACCACTTCCACCAGTTAGGGCATTTCTAGAAGGATCAGCTCTATAGAACCTATCAAATATAAAAGGGAGAGCTTCTCTTGGAATCCCCTGTCCAGTATCTTTAATTTCTATTTGCACTTGTTTTTTATTTTCTTCAAGTATAATATCTATTATCCCTTCTGTTTTATTTGTGTACTTTACTGCATTTTCAATAATATTTACAACCACTCTTTTCATCTGTATTACATCTACTCTCACAAAAGCAGGCGTATGAATTTTACAATGATATTGTATCGTTACTTTTTCTTTCTCTAAATCAAACTGTAATTCCTCTACTAAATCTAAAAAATATTTTCCTATATCAATTCTATTTAAATGTAGTGGTAACTTATTTAAGTCTAGTTTAGAAAATAAAAATAAATCATCAATTAATGTATCTACATCTACTGTCTTTGTATAAATACGATGAATATATTTTTCCATTTTTTCCGGCGTATCTGCAATACCATCTCTAATCCCCTCAACATATCCCTTAATCGTTGTAATAGGGGTTTTTAGATCGTGAGATATGTTTGAAAAAAGTTCTTTTCTGTTTTCTTCATATTGAAGCTGCTTGTCTAAAGAATGTTTTAGTCTTTGTCGCATTTCCTCAAATGCTCGGGATAATTCTCCTATCTCATCCTTATCGTTGCTGATTAATTCAAAGTCTAAGTCTCCCTCTTTGATTCTATTGGCAGAATCCTTTAACTTACCTAGCGGTTTAACGATGCTGCCCGCCACAAGATACGTCAAAGTGCCATTGGTTATAACAAGGATTACTACAATGGCGATCATAAGGGTAGTGACCAATTCCTGAAAAGTCCTCTTGATAGGTTCCATATTCGTTATGAAAAATATTGTACCTTGCCCTTTATCCGAAAAATAAAAATCTT includes:
- a CDS encoding response regulator transcription factor; its protein translation is MKKILIIEDDISIAELERDYLEINGFQVEIENNGDQGVFKAKNQNYDLILLDLMLPKIDGFEICRQVRREKNTPILMVSAKKEDIDKIRGLGLGADDYMTKPFSPGELVARVKAHISRYERLTGDNRMTRDEIDIRGLTIDKASRRVHVHGKEIILTTKEFDLLMFLASNPNRVFKKEELFEKLWGLDSQGDISTVTVHIRKIREKIEVDPSNPQYIETIWGVGYRFEV
- a CDS encoding sensor histidine kinase, with amino-acid sequence MSIKFRLLLSYIALLLVPIFLTIIVGIFAGLYYIGDFYKSYPGVGKVHTLKQAVADREMFFSSIKEVSLKTPENFQDENYFKELEKQLILFNSGIIVRKNNVIIYNSPRFQYMIKEEDLPQFGKYVYDMPIASEETIEAELRLSQQDFYFSDKGQGTIFFITNMEPIKRTFQELVTTLMIAIVVILVITNGTLTYLVAGSIVKPLGKLKDSANRIKEGDLDFELISNDKDEIGELSRAFEEMRQRLKHSLDKQLQYEENRKELFSNISHDLKTPITTIKGYVEGIRDGIADTPEKMEKYIHRIYTKTVDVDTLIDDLFLFSKLDLNKLPLHLNRIDIGKYFLDLVEELQFDLEKEKVTIQYHCKIHTPAFVRVDVIQMKRVVVNIIENAVKYTNKTEGIIDIILEENKKQVQIEIKDTGQGIPREALPFIFDRFYRADPSRNALTGGSGLGLAIAKKIIEEHGGTMWAESKEGIGTSIFFTLKRS